In one Winogradskyella sp. MH6 genomic region, the following are encoded:
- a CDS encoding phosphoglycerate kinase: MKTLNDFNFKDKKALIRVDFNVPLNDKFEVTDDTRIISAKPTIIKILEDGGSCVLMSHLGRPKGVQEEFSLKHIIPKIEDILGVEVKFASNCVGEEAEEKANALQPGEILLLENLRFHDEETKGDKDFAKQLSKLGDIYVNDAFGTAHRAHASTTIVAEFFPDAKCFGSLLAKEIESIKKVLEDGEKPVLAVLGGAKVSSKITVIENILDKVDHLIIGGGMTFTFIKAKGGSIGDSICEDDKMELALDILKQAEAKGVQVHLPVDVIAADAFSNDANTQHVDVYHIPDGWQGLDAGPKSLEIFDDVVNKCNTILWNGPLGVFEMETFSKGTIALGNSIANATKNGAFSLVGGGDSVAAVKEFGFEDKVSYVSTGGGAMLESLEGKTLPGIAAILD, translated from the coding sequence ATGAAGACACTAAACGATTTTAATTTCAAAGATAAAAAAGCATTAATCCGCGTAGATTTTAATGTGCCTCTAAATGATAAATTTGAAGTGACTGACGACACTAGAATTATTTCTGCAAAACCAACGATTATAAAAATCTTAGAAGATGGAGGAAGCTGTGTTTTAATGTCGCATTTAGGACGACCAAAGGGAGTACAAGAAGAGTTTTCTTTAAAGCATATTATTCCAAAAATTGAAGATATTTTAGGGGTTGAAGTAAAATTTGCAAGCAACTGTGTTGGTGAAGAAGCAGAAGAAAAGGCAAATGCTTTACAACCAGGCGAAATTTTATTGCTCGAAAACTTGCGTTTTCATGACGAGGAAACAAAAGGTGATAAAGACTTTGCAAAACAACTATCTAAGCTAGGAGATATTTATGTAAATGATGCTTTTGGTACAGCACATAGAGCTCATGCTTCTACAACTATTGTTGCAGAATTTTTTCCTGATGCTAAATGCTTCGGAAGCTTATTGGCCAAAGAGATAGAGAGCATCAAAAAAGTATTAGAAGATGGTGAAAAGCCTGTGTTAGCAGTACTTGGTGGCGCTAAAGTATCTTCAAAAATCACGGTTATAGAAAATATTTTAGATAAAGTAGATCACCTTATTATTGGTGGAGGAATGACATTTACATTCATTAAAGCTAAAGGAGGATCTATTGGAGATTCTATCTGCGAAGATGATAAAATGGAATTAGCTTTAGATATTTTAAAACAAGCTGAGGCTAAAGGAGTACAAGTTCACTTACCTGTGGATGTTATTGCTGCAGATGCTTTTAGCAACGATGCCAATACACAACACGTAGATGTTTATCATATTCCTGATGGATGGCAAGGTTTGGATGCTGGTCCAAAATCTTTAGAGATTTTTGACGACGTAGTTAATAAATGTAACACCATTTTATGGAACGGTCCATTAGGCGTTTTTGAAATGGAAACTTTTTCTAAAGGCACTATAGCGCTTGGAAATTCTATTGCTAACGCTACTAAAAATGGAGCTTTTTCTTTAGTTGGAGGAGGAGATTCTGTAGCTGCTGTAAAAGAGTTTGGTTTTGAAGATAAAGTAAGTTACGTAAGTACAGGTGGTGGTGCTATGCTAGAAAGCTTAGAAGGGAAAACGCTTCCTGGAATTGCTGCGATTTTAGACTAA
- a CDS encoding DNA polymerase III subunit: protein MLFSEVLGQEHIKNHLTTSVDQGRIAHAQLFVGPEGSGTLPMAIAYAQYILCSNTGGENTGGNESCNLKFKNVSHPDLHFAFPVTTSDKVKSKPVSNFYLEEWRQLLDQQPYGNLFDWYKLLGVDNKQGQIGVDEAFEIVKSLSLKSYEGGYKVMLIWMAEKMNTAAANKLLKLIEEPPEKTIFILIAEDEEQIINTIRSRCQILTFPPLAEEAITEALVRNYHIENAVATKIAHQANGNYNKACDLIYQDSEDIQFEKWFILWVRSAFKARGNKAAIHDLISWSEEIAKTGRETQKKFLAFCLNYFRQAMLMNYKADSLVYLEPKSEGFKLENFAPFVHGNNILEISDELQDAIYHIERNGNSKIILTDLSIKLTRLLHKKAS, encoded by the coding sequence ATGTTATTTTCTGAAGTTTTAGGGCAAGAACACATTAAAAATCACCTTACAACAAGTGTTGATCAAGGTAGAATTGCACACGCGCAACTTTTTGTTGGACCAGAAGGTTCTGGTACTTTACCTATGGCCATAGCTTATGCACAATACATTTTGTGTAGCAACACTGGTGGTGAAAACACTGGTGGAAATGAATCTTGTAATCTAAAATTCAAGAACGTATCGCATCCCGATTTGCACTTCGCCTTTCCTGTTACCACAAGTGATAAAGTAAAAAGTAAACCTGTTTCTAATTTTTATCTCGAAGAATGGAGACAACTGTTAGACCAGCAACCTTACGGCAACCTTTTTGATTGGTACAAATTATTGGGTGTGGACAACAAGCAAGGGCAAATTGGTGTTGATGAAGCTTTTGAAATTGTAAAGTCCCTTTCACTAAAATCTTATGAAGGCGGTTACAAAGTGATGCTAATTTGGATGGCAGAAAAAATGAATACTGCTGCTGCCAATAAGCTTTTAAAACTTATTGAGGAACCACCTGAAAAAACCATTTTCATTCTCATTGCAGAAGACGAAGAGCAAATTATAAATACCATTCGTTCGCGTTGTCAAATACTAACATTTCCTCCTCTAGCTGAAGAAGCAATTACTGAAGCTTTAGTGAGAAACTATCATATTGAAAATGCGGTTGCCACTAAAATTGCGCATCAAGCTAATGGCAATTACAACAAGGCTTGCGATCTTATTTATCAAGATAGTGAAGATATTCAGTTTGAAAAATGGTTTATTCTTTGGGTACGTTCGGCTTTTAAAGCCAGAGGAAACAAAGCGGCTATTCACGATTTAATTTCTTGGAGCGAAGAAATTGCAAAAACTGGAAGAGAAACACAAAAGAAGTTTTTAGCATTTTGTCTCAATTATTTTAGACAAGCCATGCTTATGAATTACAAAGCTGATTCTTTGGTGTATTTAGAACCAAAATCCGAAGGTTTTAAGCTTGAAAATTTTGCTCCTTTTGTGCATGGCAATAACATTTTGGAAATTAGTGATGAACTTCAAGATGCTATTTATCATATTGAAAGGAATGGGAATTCTAAGATTATCCTAACCGATTTAAGTATAAAACTTACACGTTTACTACATAAAAAAGCCAGCTAA
- a CDS encoding DUF4249 domain-containing protein, producing MKNYIKSLLVIALIVFSSCEDVIDVDVNNAEPRLVIEASLDWEKGTAGNAQTIKLSMSSPYFSTEEDTSVSGATVTVTNTNTGAIFNFVDENDGNYTIDNFVPVIGDTYRLDVSYNGENYEATETLMSVSDINSITQSIEGGFDDELLEVNVYFDDPVDEENYYLIRYYEDGDLFPYFEDISDEFVNGNEIHDFFEKDDDEDNGEAAFQPGDVVDIELYGISEQYYNYMRLLIEQYYSGGDPFSSNSALIRGNCINPTNPEQYAFGYFRLTQVNVTSYTFE from the coding sequence ATGAAAAACTATATAAAAAGCTTACTAGTAATTGCATTAATTGTTTTCTCATCATGCGAAGATGTCATCGATGTTGATGTAAATAATGCCGAACCACGTTTGGTGATAGAAGCATCTTTAGATTGGGAAAAAGGAACAGCTGGCAATGCACAAACCATAAAATTGAGCATGTCATCTCCATATTTTAGTACAGAGGAAGACACTAGCGTTAGCGGAGCAACGGTTACAGTTACTAATACAAATACTGGTGCCATATTCAATTTTGTGGATGAAAATGATGGTAATTATACTATAGATAATTTTGTTCCAGTTATTGGAGACACCTACCGTTTAGACGTTAGCTATAATGGTGAAAATTATGAAGCTACCGAAACGTTAATGTCAGTTTCAGATATCAATAGTATTACGCAAAGTATTGAAGGAGGTTTTGATGATGAATTACTAGAAGTGAATGTCTATTTTGATGATCCTGTAGATGAAGAAAACTACTACCTTATTCGTTATTACGAAGACGGAGATTTGTTCCCCTATTTTGAAGATATTTCAGACGAATTTGTGAATGGCAATGAAATTCATGACTTTTTTGAAAAGGATGATGATGAAGATAATGGTGAAGCTGCGTTTCAACCTGGAGATGTGGTAGATATTGAACTTTATGGTATTTCTGAACAGTACTACAACTACATGAGGTTGTTGATAGAACAGTATTACAGTGGTGGTGATCCGTTTTCATCTAATTCTGCTTTAATTAGAGGAAATTGTATTAATCCTACCAACCCAGAACAATATGCTTTTGGCTATTTTAGGTTAACGCAAGTCAATGTAACGTCCTATACTTTTGAATAA